AGAGGATTGCAGAGTGAAGGCCAAAACGACGGTTTCTGCATTTGTTTCTGTACCAAAGCCTGCATATTATTTTTCCACAGAGCGTGAAATAGTGACATTAGGCGGGACAACAGTGGGCTGGCTAGTTTGCTCGGCTCATTCATGATCGCTTCGAGAAACTCTTCCATGTAGGTCGGTATGCCATCGTTGATCATCGTCCTGGGTCGTGTTTTACCCGCGCCGATTACATCCTTCGGTCCGAGCACCAGCCGTCGGTCGCGATTGGCGTAGTTCACCTTGAAGAATGCCTCCGTTAGACCTGGCTGCTTGTGAACGCAAGCTTCGACCAACTCTAGCACGGCCAGCTTCAAGTCCTCGCTCTCGATATCATCATGTAACCGCTCGAGAAACGTATGCCGTATCTGATCCGCTTCCATGTCCAAGCAAGCCAGTAGTGACATTCGAAACTCGATTGCAAAGCGACGCAACAATCGGCAGGAAAGAATAGGCAATCGTGGATTGAAAATGTTGCTCATATAGCCCGTCACCATCGGAATGATGCGCAGCGTGTCACGTTGCTTTGGTTGCGTGTATATCGCTGATTCGAGCGGCGACAGATCGTACTCCTGTATATGTCGCTTGAGGCGCAAGATCTGCATCAGAATCGTCATCGAGTACTGTATCATCAAGTTGAGCTGCTGCTCTGGTACCATCATCCAGTTCGTTTCCCGCTCCATCACTGCTTGCAGATAACCGTTACCCAGTCCTACAATCCTTAGCAAAACCATGCCGTTATCACGGTTGAGCAAACTGAACACGCAAACATCACGCAGAGTACGACGTGCAGGATCGCTGCACAACTGCTTTTCGCCGAGCTGCAGAATTTCGTAGATGTACTGtaccacaaacaccaacacgcGATATCGATCAGTTCCGGTTTCATATCGCCAATTGTTTGCATGCGGGAGCACTTCCCGCAGCAGAAAGATAGTACCGGGAAGTTCCACTCCGAACACATTGTCTCGGCCGAGCTTGGTGTACGTTTTCAGTAAGTTAAAGTATGCCATTAGAATCGGATAGGAACCGGCGATGCGCTCCACGTTCATCAGATAGTAACCGATCAGACTGGAATCGTAGCTTGCACCATTTGCGTACTCCTTATAGGATAGGGTTGCATTGTTGACCGTCGGGAGAATGTTAAGATTCATAATGCGCGTGTATATCTCCTGCTCGAACAGTGGCACCAACGCTGCGCAAACGTTAAGGCACTGCACGAGCAGATCGATCGGTGGGTTGGGAACGGATTTGAACTTGAGCAACACATCGAAGACCATCTCCGTCGGGTGTACCATCTCAGCTGAGATGTCAAGTGGTTGTTGAATGCGCTTCACGGCCACCGCTAGATATTTTAGCCCCGTGGCAATTCGCAGTACACGTTCCTGGCTAAGTGTGCTCGTGGCTTGTGCGTCGAACAGCAGCTCGTTGATCTCGTGATGTAAAGCACTGAAGAAATTGTAACGCGTCCGGAAATGAACGTAGGTCTTTCTGTGAGAGTGGACGTCATTTACAATTAACTTCGTTCCCCGAGGCATGGTAAATTCAATCTTGTTCGAGGGAGTGTAATCACTGCACAGGACGAATTCATCGTCCAGCCCTGTAGCCGATTTGCGCCACATGTACTGAGCATTCGTGTCGTTATAGAGCTCGGTGTAGACCGGAAGATTTTCCAACAGTCGCTGGATGTAAGCGTTTTGCGTGGAACCGGCCGAAGCCAGGGCGAATGCTACTTTCGAGAGAGGCAAGAATTCCACGGGAAATTGCTCTACGCAGATGTTGAACAGCGCACGTATCGGGTGGTCTTCGGTTTTGCAAAACTCTGTCGCTATGGTGGGAGATGTAAGTAGTTCGCTGACCAGATCGAATATTTTGCCGTGATGCGCTATAGACTCACGCGCATCGAACAGTTGGCAAAGAAAACCAATGTGGTTGAAAATTGACTTTCGCACTATCTTTGCCGGAAGGCTGTTATCCTTGAACATCGGATGCGACACGAGCCCGTGGAGGTATTCGAACACACCGAGTTTGATGGCCCGCGAACCTAACTGCTGGTAGCGACGAGTCACGTCCTCATCTTCGACACTGTGCTGTAGACGGAAGTTGAACAACATCCATACCAGCAGAAGGGGTCCATGCTCGGGAAACTGTTGCAGTGCTGTTATTGGGCCGTCGAGCGCGTTCACCACCTTTTCGATCCAGTTTGTATCATCAAATTTTTCTGACAGGTCGAGTGTCCGAAAGACGAGCGCCAACTCGTTGTACGTAATGCGTTTGACCAGTTCGGCGTGAATCTCTGTCGCAACGTCTACGTATTCTTGCTGGCGCCCGAAAGAATGCTctcgaaacaaaccaaacaactcATCTAACTCGCCAGGATTGATGCCGCTATAATGGACGATTAACAGTAGGATTTGCAGCACTTCACTCGTCTCGCGTAACCTTCGCTCCGCGCAGGCTACTTTGGTTTGCGTGTGGAAAGCATCGTTTGGAAGTGTTTTGTGCGTCACGAGTGGATCGGCAATCAGATGCTTGAGCTGCGCAAGGTACGATTTGCGAAGGGCAGGTAAACCGATTCTTTCGACTACCTCGCGATACTCGCGCGAATAAGGATGACTGCCGGAGTGAAAGTAATTCAGTAGATTTTTAACCACCTTCAGTTGCACCATGCGCTCGATCGTGTGATACACCCAAATGTCGTGCAATAGCTTTACCATCGACGTTTCGGTCGATATGTACTCCGCCAGCGCCGTCGCAGCCCCGCGATACTCGTTCACCAGGTAGAAGCAGAGAATTTGCCAAGACTGGATAGCGTCAATGTCCTGTCGGGGagcgggaaaaaaaggaatcggTTAGATTCGTTCCCCACCTCTCGTCTGTGTTGATTCTCACCAAATACTGGTGAAGTTTGTTGGCAAACGGTTGGAGCTTTAACTGATTTCTATCTTTGATCAGCTTCTGAAGTTTATCTTCCGATTCTTTGCTGGGCTTTTTATAATGGAGGATGCCGTCCACGAGCTCTTTGGACACCTGCAGCAGCTTGCATTTCACTTCCGAATTCGGGGTTCCGTAATGTATTCCTGAAACAAACTGCCACAGCTTCCTCCACTGTCTGCACGGATACAATTTTCAGGTTATGTGaacataaacaaaccaatcTGATGGGGCTAGAAAACCTCGTTAAACAATTTATCGTAAACTTACATCACATCCATATTGATATCCTCCATCGGAAACTCTGTGAGTCGAAACAAAATAGCACAAATAATTTGGAAAAGACGTTACTTTATGGACATTTATAGAAAATTTAGGCGACGAAATCGCAACAACCACACGAAGCGGCAACTGAAATGTTATGCTGATTGCGACCTTGCCGCTCAATGATGTTGACAGTTGCAATGATAGGGATGGCCAAGTCTTTACTCTAAGTCTCTAGTTTTAGagtaaaaatgttgaaattcGTTATACATAACACAGAAGCattaacataaacataaacaaacaaaataaataaatttgaatacaaaAATTGTAATTGTTAAACATGCGCCTTTTCCGTCCCTTTATCATAAAAGACACTGGAATAACGAATATAgatctaaaaaaaaacaactgcTTACTAACTAACAACTGCTTACTAAAACAATCTTGATAGCTTACCTATGGCGAATGATGGCTTGATTGTAAAAATGAAGAATTAGAAAAAAGACtataaaatacaaacaaatctATTAACCTTGGTCAAGTTAGGTGgccgaaggaagcaaaaatccaaaacaagGTCAGCTGCTGTCAACGCGTTGCTGGCTGAATATCGAGAATTTAATTGATTCTGATTAACTACTGAACTGCAGAAACCACCGTTTAATCAGTGATACAGGCAAACAAGACAACGAACAAGGAAGCAACCCGAAAAAGGCGATATTTATGCACCAAACTTGTGATTTTCGCATGCCGTATCGAGGCTGAATATGGCACTCGTAGCAGACCGCGCGATATCGAAGCGAAAGTGTTAGTGATAATAATGGGTGGCAATCGAAAGTTAGCCGAATGAAAGAGGGTGAAAATGATGATACTGCGGTTACAAGTGGTCGGTAGCGGCGATGTGATAAACGGAACTGGTCTAGCGTAAGAAGCAGGGGGCACAGTTTCGTACAGTACTTCGCAGGTTCAAACGCAACCAAAGAAACGGAATCgcagcgaacggtggccaagCTTCGATGGCGCAATCATTCACTTGGTAATGTAAAGAAAAGCTTATGAATATGATTCAGGATCGGCAATTTAAGTAGCCCCGAATGCATATGTTGGTTTTAATAGCCGGAGAATGACCAACAACGACACACCTAACTTTATTTACTTTGTGTTTGGTGCCAGCACAAACGATATGCTAAGCGTTCCGAAGGCGCAATTGAACGAACAGGGGCATCGGACTAGAAACAATTTTACATCGAAACGATTTCTGGTTGTGTCAGTAAAATTCGAGATTATATCGTGCTCTGTTTGtaaattgcaaaatttattcTTTCAAAGTGAGTCAGAAAATAGCGAGCAATATGAAGTACGATTGCGCATGCAAGGGACTACTACTTGATTAGGTTCctctgttttgatttaaaccATAAACCACAATAACACTGTTCGGGTGCATTTGTTTCATTGGCGGCAGGTTTCCGGTAAACCATCTTGGTAGCCCTAAGAACAGTGATCGGCTCCACACCCTAAACGAATATCCGCCAGTCCCACTGTGCTCAGTAAACGATGTGCAGCTCCGTTTTCTCTGCCCTGATGATCTCGAAGAAGTTCGAACTCTGTGCCAGGATTGGTTCCCGATTGATTATCCTTTATCATGGTACGTGGACATAACTTCTAGCACGCGGTTTTACGCACTGGCAGCAGTTTACAACTTCAGTATCATAGGACTAATCGTGGCCGAAATCAAGTCGTATAATAAACTCAACAAAGAGGTAAGGCTACTGCTAGATTAAAGAAATAAGTAAATCTAAATtgttctcgatctcgatcttTTCAGGATCGTGGAATTTTACCGGAATCAATGGGTCGTGATGCCGAGGTTGGCTACATATTATCACTCGGTGTGCATCGAAAGTATCGCCAGAATGGCATTGGTTCGCTGCTACTCGATTCCCTTATCAACCACTTAACCACGGCCGAGAGGCATAAGGTGAAGGCAATATTCCTGCATGTCCTCACAACCAACCGAACAGCTATCCTGTTCTACGAACGTAGAGGGTGTGTATTATACCGCAGCGCGTGGAAGAATTCCTATTTTACGAGAAAATATTGTACTGACCGTCTATCGTTTCAGTTTTGTTCTTCATTGTTTCTTGCCTTACTACTACTCGATTCGAGGGAAATGCAAAGATGGTTTCACGTACGTAACATACATCAACGAAGGTCACTCACCATGGTCACTATAATATCCTTTTCCAAGATAAACTAActtctgtttttatttgttcttcACATTCTACTGCATATTTGTACATCGATGTTTCTTGATCATAGggtgtgaaaaagaaaataaattagaatGGAGACGAGTTTCTACACATATGTGGCGGGCAGTATTCGTCCAGGTGACTGCAGTTCTAAAATCTCGAGCGAATAGAATTCAAGAAGTTTGCTATAATACAATCATTCTTGTATCTTACTTCCACCAAAAGGAAACTACAACATGACCTAGCCAATAGGTTTGTCCCCATTTACTTTAACTTAAATTGTCTTAAATATTTTCTTGTTCATTTACAGTGTATTTGGTAGGTTATCTAAAAGATCAGGAgaattgtttaaaaatctTTTATATCTTTTACATTTCAAACTATGCATATTCAAACTAAACATAAGTGTATTTTTGTAGCTGTGGACGTTTTTATCTAACCTGTTGTTTATAAATAGTATTTCCTTAACCGCCTGCTTTACCGATTATTTGAAGTACTGGTGCTCATTAATTGTAACTGCCGGAGGACTTTGCTCGTACATTTGCGGTCGAATGCGAAGAGTGTTCCGATGGGCATGTCGTCGCACAGTGAGCCGATTCAACCTGGAGCAAGACGACGACTAAGAGAGCCTTCCTTCCAGTGCACAGTTCCGGCATCATCCGAACCATCTATATCCACTTCCCATACGGCCGTTTCTTACCGAAAGCATCTTGCATGTTCGACCATGTggcggttttatttttatacaaaGAGGATCAAAAGAAACGCCCAAAACATAATCGTAACCACAAAGTAGTACGTAAGTAGCTAAATGAAATTTGTGGCAGTCGCACTGATTTTGTACACACACTACTGCAGAACAGTCTCTTCGCTTTTCGCGATGGAGTCAAATCATGATTCAACCTTCACCATGTATTGGAATATAACTTCgcaattttttaatttgtatgaATCGGTTAGCAGGCAAATGTCATCTAATGTCGATTAGTGATGCTAATTAGTAAAAGTGCATTTTAATTGTGATAACACATCCTTCATccgcttttcttcttctcttgtGAATGAAgagttttgaaacattttcgaataaaaatagCAAGAAGTTTATTGTTCTTAACAGCAGGCAAATTACCGCATTGACCAACATGCAAGAAGAAGCGTAACATAAAAGTATCTAAGAACAAATCTAAGTCAGCGAtgaattgtaaaacaaacataagCAAGAGAGACATTAGAATAAAATGTCTGATCGACTTTTCAATACGTGTACAGtgaggaaaaaaacgaaacaagaaatcATAAAGACAGTTAGCGATATTCGTTATTCAGTGTGATGGAAAGAGTTTTACATTTAGTTTTCAGGCGCATGTTGAGTTTGTGTTacatttaaaatgttttcaatgcaAGTTCTTTTCTCGCAATGTCTATATAGTTGTTTGAGAATGAATGAACAAAAATCTAACAAATGCAGTCAAATATACAAACGGATCATTTTCGATCTGAAGCCAGTTCTCTGAGAGTACCGTGGACAGGGATAGATGTTAAATAAAAGGGGAATATCGGAATTAATACTGCCTAAGTAATATTTACGGAACGCACTATTCAAAGTAGGTAACGATGTACGTTTAGAAGAAAGTTATGCCAAAAAATATACTGCTTGAAAGCAAGCCAACGCTTTTTTTCGAATTGCGGAATCATTCTCATGAACCAAGCTCAAGTCATTTGTCGCGTTGATACGATTTGCATtgtatcaatattttattatgtCAAAACGATCATAATCATCAAATGTTGGAACGGCGCCTTACTTTAgctttttacttttctttgtttttgtatgCATTGGATCACTTTTCCGCTTAATCTGTACTTCCGGAACACTCCCTTCTTCGGCATGTTTGGCAGGCATCACACTGAACCCTTCGATGTATGGATGCACTAGCTCAAATACCAGTTTCTCGTGCTGCACATTCGTTGAATCCAGACTCAACCGCACGATAACCGGATCAAAGGCACGGAACATAACATCTCCGCAACGTTGCGTTTGACTTTCCTCGTCGTAAACGAACTGTACCCCCTTTTTGATCTCCTGATTGTCGCGGCCGGCCACATATATTGTACCTTCGAAGCCATACTTTGGCACCAAAATTTGCAATGCATTCTTCCGAACAAACAGCACGAACGCCTGCTCGTCTTCGGAACGgttgcgaaagaaaagatGAGTGTGAAGTGCCACCGAAGCCCTACCCGCGTACTGGGCCATGCGGTTTCGATAGTTCAAGTTGTTGCACAGGTTTGAGTTGAGCTTTTTGTCCAGCAGCTCTGGGTAGGTGGAGTCCGCGCCAATGCAAGCGGCCAGAAGTCGATGTACGATAATGTCGGCATATCGGCGGATCGGAGACGTAAAGTGAGTGTAAATCGGAGCAGCAAGACCGTAGTGGAAGAACTCATCGCGCCGTAGCGTGCCACTGATGAAGTAGACTGCCTGCATCATGCAGCGTGTAGCCAGAATGCGAAGCATCGTATTGAGGTACGGATTGGCAGGATTGACAGCTTCATCAAGGCTAGTCGCCAGTTGCTTCCCGCTTTCGGTCACTATCTTAAAACCCTGGTGTTGGGCAGCTTTTACCAGCGGCTCAAAATTGTTCTGCGGTGGCTCAGGATGTCGCCGAAGCATCGCACATTCGGGGAACTCTTGTTCAATTTTCTCCGCCACTGAAACGTTTGCCAAAAGCATAAACTCTTCGACCATCGAGTTAGTGTCGAGCAGCTGTTTCGCCTTCACGTCAATCGGGTCGTGTGTTTCGCTATCAACCTGGAAGCGAATTTCGGGCGATGCGAGCACTAGTGCCCCGTTTTCCGTGCGGCGTCGCTTCAAAATTTTTGCCAATTGGTTGAGCAACCGGAGCGACACTGCCACCTCGTTTGTTTGCGTCCGATCGTCTATGATTAACTGTGCTTGCTCGTAGGTGAGAGCTTCTTTCGACTTTATCACACTCTTGTGAAACTTTACTTGCTGTACCTGTGCCTCGTTATTCAATTCCCAGACACAAGAAAAGGCGAAACGCTCCTCGCCGCCGCGCAAGGAGCACAGATTGGAACTGAGCAGTTCCGGTACCATGTCGATTCGTTTATCCACCAAGTATACGGTTGTCGCGCGGCTGGCTGCTTCGCGATCGATGGCAGTGCACGGTCGTATAAAATGGCTCACGTCTGCGATATGGACTCCGACCTCAACGTTGCCGTTGGGAAGTCTGCGAGCATGAAGCGCGTCATCGATATCCGTGCAGCCAGGAGGATCCACCGAGCAAATTGTGATCCCACGAAGATCGACTCTGCGCCGCAAATCTTCTGGCGTTATAACCCACGGCAGCTGCGGCAGACAGGCGAGAACGTCTTCGGAAAAGCGATTGTGCGGCACGTCGTGTTCTAACAGAATTACCTCATTCTCGGTTTCCTTGGCGCCGATTGCCCCGAGCGCTCGCACAAAGTGTCCCTGGGGATAACGTGAGTGACGAGGCCACTGATCGATCGCAACGATGATGCGCTGCGAAAGAAGCGTCGTCGCTTGACGCGTTTCTATTCGAATGCGtggaatttttctttcggcagGAACGAAAATGTGTCGCGTCGTACCCGGAATATGGCTGGGAAGTAAAATGCCGCAATACTGGCGCCACTTGCGCTTAATGATTCCGACCACTTTTGCTGTTGGTTCAAGAAGCTCCTTCGCCAGTACCTTCGTCGTGAAGGATGGATCCTGTTCGATTATATCTCCCGGATCATTTTGCTCGTCCATCAGCACAATGTCGCTAGGCGTTTTCCACTCACTTTCAGGCAACATTTCGATCGCCACCACGTCTCCATCGACGGCCCGGTTCAAATTCAGCCGTCCCTGGATCAGTACCGCTTTCTCGATTCCCTCAACGCGCACGAATCCTTCCAGATAGTTTTCGCGCGATGCTAAGAACGAACCCTGTAGCAAGCTTTCGGTCTTGATGCCCTGATGAATTTGCGAGGCGGTCAGATGTGAAGGAAAAAGAGGTTCCTTCGCCTCACTGCTGCATTCTCGATGTGAAATCTTGTCCAATAGATGAgcattttcgtttcgtacCGTTTGGATATATTCCGCGGCAGAGCAAGCAATCAAACCCGATTCGATCGCTTTATTGCGATTATCCGTGTCATCGGAGAGCAAAATAATCTTCAGCCCCGCACGTGACTTCTTTAGATGCTTTCCATACCACACTGCCGCCGTGCGAATCATTCGATCATTCCGATCGTTGGCCGATTCCCCTGGCAATCGCTCGATGTACGTGTCTTTGTGGTGCTCGTTCACAAAGGTGTAAAACTTTCGACCCGGATCGGAGAGGACCGTCTTTAACCGTTTGTACACCACAGCACTGCGGTGTTTCACCTCGTCCAACACCGTGTTCAGAATGATCACGTTCCGGACGGCTGGTTCCTCCAGAAGATCCATCTGGTACAGCACGACGTTTGTATCGAGGAGTAGGTAGTGCGGAAAGCCATACTTTTCACTCAGCGGTTCCGGGTCAGCATCGAGAATCGCATCATTTTCCGACAGAGGACACTTTCGGCAGCTAATGACGATAATGGACAGAATTTGACAACCTTAGGTTAGTATTAAGCATTACATTTCTAATCACGCAATAATATCTGCAGCGTGATTAGATATTCACAAACTGAAAATACATTAGCACAGCGTTTACAGCGTTTATTCACACAAACCTTTTTATTCCGCACCATATGTCGTCGCGGAGATAGTGTTCCCGGACAATTTTGAGGATGTTTCCCCGCTTGGTTTTCTTCATAAACACTTTGTTTGTCAACATGTCGTTGGGCTCGTGAGCAACGTTCACTAAGTTTAAGTTAAAGCTGGTTCCTGGAACGGGAAACAAAGTCGAAAAGCTGGAACAAGGCTCAATTGCAGctaaaatggttgttttcgcATAAAATGTAGTCTACACAATGTTCTTTTTTGAGCCGGAATATTACCTTGCGGAGCGAGGGAAAACAACGTGTTTTGGCCGATTGATGAAATGTCAAAATAAAGGATTTTAGGGTTGTGTGCGAAGCATGCTTTAGCACAAGtctttcatttcgttttccattttcgcttTAGAACAACGttgaacaaaaagaaaagaaaacttcatTACGAAAGTCTGAgtattcaaacaaaaacaaaccaatgtTCAGTGCTTGAGAATATGTAAAGGATCGGATATTTCCCCATATTCACTGGGTACGAGTGACCACCATGTCTGAGAGAGCGTAAGAATGTGAAATTCGGCTTAGTATATCAGTTCCAATTAACTTCAATATCAACTTTCATGGCCAGCACCGATAGTTCTGATAGCGAAAGTGTAGACCTCCAGGAGCACAATGAAACAACTATCCGGGACCTGTCCGCCGGTTTGTTGGGCATCTATGAACCAAAATTGAACGAGgttaaagaaaatttgaaagaaCTAATGTGCGTTCTAATTCCCTGCTGCCTGTAAACAAAACTTAATGTTGCTCTGTTTTATTccagaaacaaacaaaatgatttGCAAATAGCAATCtcaaacgagaaaaaggcCTTCTCCAGCACTCAGACAAAGGAAGTGTACGAAATGGTAAGTGAATAAAAGAACTCTCCCGAAGCAACTTGCCAGACGATCCGCACATGCGGAAAACCACATATTCATGTAACACTTCTAACATGATCAATATTGAGCATATTTGCTTAGGATACTACAATAGTTATAGCTTTAATTGAGTAAGAAATTTTTACCTATTCAAATATGCGACGGACTCATATGTTCACGCAAATCGATTGAATCTTTAGCATTGGACGTTTTTGTATGAACGGCATATGCAATGTAAATTTACAAGATCATACTCATCATATACTCAGCAGTGAGCGGAAAAGTATGATTGAATGTTCTATTCAGGTATTgcgaacatttttaataaaGCGAACTGGAAAATGGTGCTGCGGAAGGAACGAGGAATTTTGTCGCGATGAGTGTTGACGTTTCGTTCGATCTGTCAAAACAGAAGCTCATGCTCATAACGTAAACAGAGCCTATTCCGTATCGTTCTCCTTTAAAATTAGTTCTCAAATTCTTAAATGCCACTAATTGTGATTACGGGGCTACCGGGCAGTGGGAAAACTTCTCGGGCGAAAGAGctggaaaaatatttcatcgaGCATGGAAAGGGGCCGGTTCATGTGGTCTCGGAATCAGAATGCATTGCAAGAGCTGGGTATGGCGTTAAAGAAAGTTTCACCGACCCCGCCAAGGAGAAGCAGATTCGGGCCACTCTGAAGTCCGAAGCCATGAAACTTCTAAGCAAAACAACGCTCGTCATTCTCGATGGCACGAACTATATCAAGGGATATCGTTACGAGATTTTCTGTGCCAGCAAAAATGCCAGGACGACACAATGTACGCTCCACTGTGCTATGACAAttgagcagcggcagcaactGCGGGAAGTGATTACAAGCCAATCTGCGTCCGATAATAGTGGGATGCTTGATTGTGAAACTTTCGATGCACTTTGCCTGCGGTACGAGGAACCACTGGGCTCTAATCGGTGGGACCGTCCCTTGTTCACCGTTTATACTGAGGAACAGCTGAATTTAAACCAAATAGAAAGTGC
The nucleotide sequence above comes from Anopheles bellator chromosome 1, idAnoBellAS_SP24_06.2, whole genome shotgun sequence. Encoded proteins:
- the LOC131205686 gene encoding biogenesis of lysosome-related organelles complex 1 subunit 6 isoform X1, with the translated sequence MSERATDSSDSESVDLQEHNETTIRDLSAGLLGIYEPKLNEVKENLKELINKQNDLQIAISNEKKAFSSTQTKEVYEMVLKTKAYKDKVTRIKMQMHQIHQRTKNLRAKALEIQELKVNQCATKLQQLHYEESLVASSKRTPRKS
- the LOC131205686 gene encoding biogenesis of lysosome-related organelles complex 1 subunit 6 isoform X2, with product MSERASDSESVDLQEHNETTIRDLSAGLLGIYEPKLNEVKENLKELINKQNDLQIAISNEKKAFSSTQTKEVYEMVLKTKAYKDKVTRIKMQMHQIHQRTKNLRAKALEIQELKVNQCATKLQQLHYEESLVASSKRTPRKS
- the LOC131205685 gene encoding protein KTI12 homolog, with protein sequence MPLIVITGLPGSGKTSRAKELEKYFIEHGKGPVHVVSESECIARAGYGVKESFTDPAKEKQIRATLKSEAMKLLSKTTLVILDGTNYIKGYRYEIFCASKNARTTQCTLHCAMTIEQRQQLREVITSQSASDNSGMLDCETFDALCLRYEEPLGSNRWDRPLFTVYTEEQLNLNQIESALFEQAPLPPNLATQNMPLSATNFLFELDKTTQTIIDQIASARKIGLQGPVEIPQAGIRAEVPPNMSVAQLNRHRRQFLNYVKMHTNVSSDITKIPAIFVQFLNTNTNGV